Within Pseudochaenichthys georgianus unplaced genomic scaffold, fPseGeo1.2 scaffold_1170_arrow_ctg1, whole genome shotgun sequence, the genomic segment CAAGAGAACAGAACCTGACCCGGTGTGAGACGTCTGTTCAGCTTCAGTCTCagaagctgcaccgcatttcgagtcggttgtgatttataaagggaaaccggcgaggaaagtgccgtacgcactttcctcgccggtacgcaatgtttggtgaatcggaaaatgtctgtacctatttttgtGATTTCTACTACGTGAGCACCCTTCCCACGAGAaccctacgcacggcgttatacatGAGGCGCCTggtgtcaatgggagctcgttccaccgtcttggagccaggacacgGTTAGCCACGTAGCCCACGTGttcctgctgatgggaactcgggtcccctcgcagcgaggctgcagcgagtcgtttgaaATGATGTCTGATCATCCATCAGCAATAAGTCTAGTCTTCAGAGCGTAGCTTTCGGTTTGGGCAAGCTGCGTggcatcactctcactcctcgTGGCAACGTGTCGgtggatttaggaacttcccctcgattctattggctctaacggttcaaaagaaaTGACAATCATCAGAATCgacgaggggggccagagaaacggcaaatccacccaaatgaccccggAAGTGTTGCTACACCTCTCTCAGAAGGTCACGTGTTCTTGATACAGGGTGCTCTGAGTCCTGGAGCTGTCAGTCGACCGTCCCGTCGTTCAGCGTGGCTTCACGATAAGTCAtggttttggacggacactatcatttacatcTTTTTACAattttcaatctgaatttactttaaaatacaaacatccatattgattctgactcttatcaTTGCTCTGAGAGAAAGATTAATGTTCCCCTTTCAGGAGGTATGGTCAGTTGGAGCCCGAGGCCTGACGAACGGGCTGAACGGGTTAATAGTAAAGTGACACCTGGTCGTGGTCGATCTCGGTGTCTCCGGAGATCACGATCCTCTTCTCAATCCGAGTCTCCGAGACTCCTCCCTTCACCGTCTGCACACACAGAggttagggtgtgtgtgtgtgttaccttggtgatgtgtgtgtgttaccttggtgatgtgtgtgtgttaccttggtgatgtgtgtgtgttaccttggtgatgtgtgtgtgttaccttggtgatgtgtgtgtgttaccttggtgatgtgtgtgtgttaccttggTGATGTGTGTGGTGGTCGTGGTGTTCGCGGTCTCAGCGGTGAACGTCTGAGAGCTCAGCAGCAAACCTGCAGGGTCAGAGTCCACcctctgtaacacacacacacacacacacacacacacacacacacacacacttatttaTTTGATGTGTTTTTGCCTATGAAACAGATGACATGAGTAACACTCACCCCCGGAGCTTCATAAGTCAGAGTCTTCCTCATCACAGGGACttcctgtcacacacacacacacacacacacacacacacacacacacacacacacacacacacacacacacacacacacacacacacacacacacacacacacacacacacacacacacacacacacacacacacaaacagtacTCAGATATATATACATGTCTATATAttcgtatatatatatgtatactaACATCAGTTCTGACAGCTGAGTGCAAAGCCTCATGCCGCCAGCCGAGGGAGACAGAAGCTGATACTGGGAGGACTGGTTTAACTGGGTTAGGGTTAACTGGGTTAGGGTTAACTGggtcaggtttaactgggtcaggtttaactgggtaaggtttaactgggttaggttgaactgggtcaggtttaagtgggtcaggtttaactgggtcaggtttaactgggtcaggtttaactgggtcaggtttaactgggtcaggtttaactgggtcaggtttaactgggttaggtttaactgagtcaggtttaactgggtcaggtttaagtgggtcaggtttaactgggtAAGGTTTAACTGagtcaggtttaactgggtcaggtttaagtgggtcaggtttaactgggtaaggtttaactgggttaggttgaactgggtcaggtttaactgggtcaggtttaagtgggtcaggtttaactgggtcaggtttaactgggtcaggtttaagtgggtcaggtttaactgggtcaggtttaactgggtcaggtttaactgggtcaggtttaagtgggtcaggtttaactgggtcaggtttaactgggtcag encodes:
- the LOC117440750 gene encoding protein 4.1-like isoform X3; protein product: MSTELTSLLNSAREQKTTFTEHNLLKTSEKVETLFLKAESCDPDQLMAEQPQEVPVMRKTLTYEAPGRVDSDPAGLLLSSQTFTAETANTTTTTHITKTVKGGVSETRIEKRIVISGDTEIDHDQD